A window of the Streptomyces albireticuli genome harbors these coding sequences:
- a CDS encoding ABC transporter substrate-binding protein: MTKALRRRRRHSAAVALAAGALVLSACSSGGGGGDGGGKSEGPGEDKTKASNYSLGTKEDSTGPAPEVRGAKKGGTVNVLQRDAFNHLDPGQIYFADVLAAQMLYNRSLTSYKVDDQGRVKVVGDLATDTGTASDGGRTWKFTLKDGLKFEDGSPITAQDVRWGIERLYAPFETDGPLYIPQWLSGEGSTFRKALPDGPYEGKHLPSSVLDTPDDKTIVFHFLQPHADTPFATAMPNVGAVKAAKDTKQKYDNAPFASGPYRVGEYKVGKSLKLVRNEHWDPRTDPIRHQYADGFEISFGHQYADSTRRYLADQGGDKNALSFSNAVAPEMTEKVLKQADTKSRRFVEVQPYVDYMSINVDRVKDVRVRRAIAHAMPNGQILQQNGGATAGLLATNYLSPAMDGYRPTDPLGKKAKPSGDPEKARALLKEAGKEGMEIVYAYANTDVQQKVSVVVTQALERAGFKVQKKEVDANIWRTAVAEVKNKFDVYRNSWGADWPVSSTVVPLLFDSRQIADGSQNYSHLNNPAVDAEVDRISKIPDVKQAGPEWQKLADKILTEDVPAVPAFYNRQFSLWGSNLGGVRYQPVYGTVDPTGVYVK, encoded by the coding sequence ATGACGAAGGCACTGAGGCGCAGACGCCGGCACTCCGCGGCCGTGGCACTGGCGGCCGGGGCCCTGGTCCTCTCCGCGTGCAGCAGCGGGGGCGGAGGCGGCGACGGGGGCGGGAAGAGCGAGGGGCCCGGCGAGGACAAGACGAAGGCGTCCAACTACTCCCTGGGCACCAAGGAGGACTCCACCGGGCCCGCGCCCGAGGTACGGGGCGCGAAGAAGGGCGGCACGGTCAACGTCCTCCAGCGCGACGCCTTCAACCACCTGGACCCCGGCCAGATCTACTTCGCCGACGTGCTCGCCGCGCAGATGCTCTACAACCGCTCGCTCACCTCCTACAAGGTGGACGACCAGGGCCGGGTGAAGGTCGTCGGCGACCTGGCCACGGACACCGGCACGGCCTCCGACGGCGGCCGGACCTGGAAGTTCACCCTCAAGGACGGGCTGAAGTTCGAGGACGGCTCGCCGATCACCGCCCAGGACGTCCGCTGGGGCATCGAGCGGCTCTACGCCCCCTTCGAGACCGACGGGCCGCTCTACATCCCGCAGTGGCTCTCGGGCGAGGGCAGCACCTTCCGCAAGGCGCTGCCGGACGGCCCGTACGAGGGCAAGCACCTGCCGTCGTCCGTGCTGGACACCCCGGACGACAAGACGATCGTCTTCCACTTCCTTCAGCCGCACGCCGACACGCCCTTCGCCACCGCCATGCCCAACGTCGGCGCGGTCAAGGCGGCGAAGGACACCAAGCAGAAGTACGACAACGCCCCCTTCGCCTCCGGCCCGTACAGGGTCGGCGAGTACAAGGTCGGCAAGTCGCTGAAGCTGGTACGCAACGAGCACTGGGACCCGAGGACGGACCCCATCCGGCACCAGTACGCCGACGGGTTCGAGATCAGCTTCGGCCACCAGTACGCGGACTCCACCCGCCGCTACCTCGCCGACCAGGGCGGCGACAAGAACGCCCTGTCGTTCTCCAACGCCGTCGCGCCGGAGATGACCGAGAAGGTGCTGAAGCAGGCGGACACCAAGTCCCGCCGCTTCGTCGAGGTCCAGCCGTACGTCGACTACATGAGCATCAACGTCGACCGCGTGAAGGACGTCCGGGTCCGCAGGGCCATCGCCCACGCCATGCCGAACGGGCAGATCCTCCAGCAGAACGGCGGCGCGACCGCCGGGCTGCTCGCCACCAACTACCTCTCGCCCGCCATGGACGGCTACCGGCCCACCGACCCCCTGGGCAAGAAGGCCAAGCCCTCCGGCGACCCCGAGAAGGCCAGGGCGCTGCTGAAGGAGGCCGGCAAGGAGGGCATGGAGATCGTCTACGCCTACGCCAACACCGACGTCCAGCAGAAGGTGTCCGTCGTGGTCACCCAGGCGCTGGAGCGGGCGGGCTTCAAGGTGCAGAAGAAGGAGGTCGACGCCAACATCTGGCGGACCGCGGTCGCCGAGGTGAAGAACAAGTTCGACGTCTACCGCAACTCCTGGGGAGCGGACTGGCCCGTCTCCTCGACGGTCGTCCCGCTGCTGTTCGACAGCCGCCAGATCGCCGACGGCAGCCAGAACTACAGCCATCTGAACAACCCCGCGGTCGACGCCGAGGTGGACCGGATCAGCAAGATCCCGGATGTGAAGCAGGCCGGGCCCGAGTGGCAGAAGCTCGCCGACAAGATCCTCACCGAGGACGTGCCCGCGGTGCCGGCCTTCTACAACCGGCAGTTCTCCCTGTGGGGTTCGAACCTCGGCGGCGTGCGGTACCAGCCCGTCTACGGCACCGTCGACCCGACCGGCGTGTACGTGAAGTAG